A single region of the Sphingobium sp. EP60837 genome encodes:
- a CDS encoding esterase/lipase family protein gives MPPYADSIASFWKGRLAAGPRAPQLPSIQHLLANASMPFDLARSRAQADLLAKAIRGDGRQILLIPGLMASEQRMEALRGILEAAGFRAHGWGMGRNLGPRPDSLEKIDRRVDEIRRQSGEPVTLVGWSLGGLFAREYAKYASTKVGGVVTMGTPFSGDVRANHAWRLYQLVSGHAVDCPPFACTREVKPPVPTVALWSRRDGVILPECAKGRAGERDRAIEVDCTHMGFAVAPEGILAVGKAMEAMAN, from the coding sequence ATGCCGCCTTATGCCGATTCGATCGCCAGCTTCTGGAAAGGACGCCTAGCCGCTGGCCCTCGCGCGCCTCAGTTGCCTTCGATCCAGCATTTGTTGGCCAATGCGTCCATGCCCTTTGACCTTGCCCGCAGCCGCGCGCAGGCCGATTTACTGGCGAAAGCGATCCGCGGGGATGGTCGGCAGATATTGCTGATCCCCGGTCTCATGGCGTCTGAACAGCGAATGGAGGCACTGCGCGGCATATTGGAAGCTGCCGGTTTCAGGGCCCATGGCTGGGGCATGGGGCGAAATTTAGGGCCCCGGCCCGACAGCCTTGAGAAGATCGACCGGCGCGTGGATGAAATTCGGCGTCAGAGCGGCGAGCCCGTGACTCTGGTGGGTTGGAGTTTGGGCGGGCTGTTCGCGCGGGAATATGCCAAATATGCAAGCACCAAAGTTGGCGGCGTCGTCACCATGGGCACGCCCTTTTCCGGGGATGTGCGGGCCAATCACGCTTGGCGGCTGTACCAACTGGTGTCGGGCCATGCGGTGGACTGCCCGCCTTTCGCCTGCACGCGGGAAGTAAAGCCGCCGGTGCCGACAGTCGCGCTATGGTCGCGACGGGACGGGGTCATACTGCCCGAATGCGCCAAGGGCCGTGCTGGCGAGCGCGATCGGGCGATCGAAGTGGACTGCACGCATATGGGCTTTGCGGTGGCGCCAGAGGGAATTTTGGCGGTAGGCAAGGCGATGGAGGCAATGGCCAACTGA
- the hemC gene encoding hydroxymethylbilane synthase, with translation MTTPSPLPDRPLRLGTRGSPLALAQARMTAEALCARQGWEADAIDTVIVQTSGDRIQDRALAEIGGKALWTKELDRALLAGEIDFAVHSMKDVETIRPQEIQVAAMLPRADVRDRLVGADSFAALPANPVVGSSSPRRAAQVKRLRPDAQIVLFRGNVATRLAKLAAGEVHATLLAAAGLDRLGQHAVGTSIALDVMLPAPSQGAVGIETLSGNKAMLALLATISDAETSDCVIAERAVLKGLGGTCHSPIAALGQFEGGKIRLAAEILSPDGRECVSDRIAIDRGDTAAAETLGRSLLERASAELRALFEA, from the coding sequence ATGACAACGCCTTCTCCCTTGCCTGATCGCCCGCTCCGACTTGGTACGCGGGGTTCGCCCCTCGCCCTTGCCCAGGCGCGTATGACGGCGGAGGCGCTGTGCGCTCGGCAGGGTTGGGAAGCCGACGCGATCGACACGGTGATCGTGCAGACCAGCGGCGACCGGATTCAGGATCGGGCGTTGGCGGAAATCGGCGGCAAGGCGCTTTGGACGAAGGAGTTGGACCGCGCGCTGCTGGCTGGCGAAATCGACTTTGCCGTCCATAGCATGAAGGATGTGGAGACTATCCGGCCGCAGGAAATCCAGGTCGCGGCAATGTTGCCCCGTGCGGATGTGCGGGACCGGCTGGTCGGCGCGGACAGCTTCGCGGCCTTGCCGGCCAATCCAGTGGTGGGATCCAGCTCACCGCGCCGCGCCGCGCAGGTGAAGCGGTTGCGACCCGATGCGCAGATCGTGCTGTTCCGGGGCAATGTCGCGACGCGGCTGGCCAAGCTGGCAGCAGGCGAAGTGCATGCGACATTGCTGGCGGCCGCCGGCCTCGACCGGCTGGGGCAGCATGCCGTGGGGACGAGCATTGCGCTTGACGTCATGCTGCCTGCGCCTTCGCAGGGTGCTGTCGGGATCGAAACATTGAGCGGTAACAAGGCGATGCTGGCGCTGCTGGCGACGATCAGCGATGCTGAGACCTCAGATTGCGTAATAGCCGAGCGGGCGGTGCTCAAGGGGCTGGGGGGCACCTGCCACTCGCCGATTGCAGCGCTGGGGCAGTTCGAGGGCGGGAAAATCCGTCTGGCTGCCGAGATATTGAGCCCGGATGGGCGAGAGTGCGTCAGCGACCGTATCGCGATCGATCGCGGCGACACCGCCGCTGCCGAGACATTGGGACGATCACTACTGGAGCGCGCCAGCGCGGAGCTGCGCGCGCTGTTCGAAGCGTGA
- the gltX gene encoding glutamate--tRNA ligase, translating to MKIITRFAPSPTGNLHVGNIRAALHNWLWARKSGGQFLLRLDDTDLERSRPEYADAIKADLQWLGLHWNGEEKQSDRFALYEEKFERLKASGYVYPAYETSQELELRRKVLLGRGLPPVYDRSALHLTADQIATFEAEGRKPHWRFKLDHDQPIVWTDLIRGEQRFDPKLLSDPVIRRADGSWLYMLPSVIDDIDMGITHVLRGEDHVSNTATQIQMFTALGAPLPHFAHEALLTGSEGKLSKRLGSLGVAHFRENGLEPIAILALLARLGTSMPIEPFSDIQPLIDSFDFAHFGRAPARFDEAELAALNQKIVHLLPYQSVSERLPQGMDEAGWEAIRPNLETVAQAADWWRIVTGPIEAPELEEEDRAFLATAREILLEAPFDTAIWRTLTNMLKDRTGRKGKFLFLPLRRALTGLDHGPDMGQLLPLIGRDEAVKRLS from the coding sequence ATGAAAATCATCACCCGCTTCGCCCCTTCGCCCACCGGCAATCTGCATGTCGGCAATATCCGCGCCGCGCTGCATAACTGGCTGTGGGCGCGCAAGAGTGGCGGCCAGTTTCTCCTGCGCCTCGACGACACGGACCTGGAACGCTCGCGCCCAGAATATGCCGACGCGATCAAGGCCGATCTCCAATGGCTCGGACTTCACTGGAACGGGGAGGAAAAGCAGTCTGACCGCTTCGCCCTCTATGAGGAAAAGTTCGAGAGGCTGAAGGCGTCAGGCTATGTTTACCCGGCTTATGAGACGAGCCAGGAACTCGAACTCCGCCGCAAAGTCCTGCTTGGGCGCGGCTTGCCGCCGGTCTATGACCGCTCAGCGCTGCATCTGACGGCGGATCAGATCGCCACTTTCGAGGCGGAAGGCCGCAAGCCCCATTGGCGCTTCAAGCTCGACCACGACCAGCCGATCGTCTGGACCGACCTCATCCGCGGCGAGCAGCGCTTCGACCCCAAGCTCCTCTCCGATCCGGTGATCCGCCGCGCGGACGGCAGCTGGCTCTACATGCTGCCATCGGTCATCGACGATATCGACATGGGCATCACCCATGTGCTGCGCGGCGAGGATCATGTGTCCAACACGGCAACGCAGATCCAGATGTTCACCGCGCTTGGCGCGCCACTCCCGCATTTTGCGCACGAAGCCCTTCTGACGGGCAGCGAGGGCAAGTTGTCCAAGCGCCTCGGATCGCTGGGAGTCGCTCATTTCCGCGAGAATGGACTCGAGCCGATCGCCATTCTGGCGCTGCTCGCCCGGCTCGGGACGTCGATGCCGATCGAGCCTTTCAGCGACATACAGCCGCTGATCGACAGTTTCGACTTCGCCCATTTCGGCCGCGCACCCGCGCGGTTCGATGAAGCCGAACTTGCCGCGCTCAATCAGAAGATCGTCCATCTGCTGCCCTATCAGTCCGTGTCTGAGCGCCTGCCACAGGGTATGGACGAAGCTGGGTGGGAGGCGATCCGGCCCAATCTGGAGACCGTCGCCCAAGCGGCTGACTGGTGGCGGATCGTCACCGGCCCGATCGAAGCCCCGGAACTGGAGGAGGAGGACCGCGCCTTCCTTGCCACCGCGCGAGAAATCCTGCTGGAAGCTCCCTTCGACACCGCCATCTGGCGCACGCTGACCAACATGCTGAAGGACCGGACGGGGCGGAAAGGCAAGTTTCTCTTCCTCCCCCTGCGCCGCGCGCTCACGGGCCTCGACCATGGTCCCGACATGGGGCAGTTGTTGCCGCTGATCGGAAGGGACGAAGCGGTAAAACGCCTGTCCTAG
- the hisN gene encoding histidinol-phosphatase: MTTRDDLTLAHRLADAAATAIRPFFRARYDMEFKSDKSPVTEADRAAEAAIRTILEKERPQDGIIGEEYGASREDAERVWILDPIDGTRSFIAGRPIFGTLIALTQAGWPTIGIIDQPITKERWAGMMGQPTTFNGAPVTTRACRSLEEAIVASTGPQYFPGCTGEHFSRLAGQCRDTVWGGDCYNYGLVASGHVDIVIEAGLKLHDIAALVPVVEGAGGRMCDWVGDPITAESDGQVIALGDPARLDDVLEALAEGHHDH, from the coding sequence ATGACGACCCGCGATGACCTGACCCTTGCCCACCGCCTTGCCGACGCCGCCGCGACGGCGATCCGGCCGTTTTTCCGTGCACGCTATGACATGGAGTTCAAGTCGGACAAGTCGCCGGTAACGGAGGCCGATCGCGCCGCCGAAGCGGCGATCCGGACGATCCTGGAAAAGGAGCGGCCGCAGGACGGCATCATCGGCGAGGAATATGGGGCCAGCCGCGAAGATGCGGAGCGGGTGTGGATACTCGATCCGATCGACGGCACTCGCAGCTTCATCGCTGGGCGGCCGATCTTTGGCACGCTGATCGCGCTCACCCAGGCAGGCTGGCCGACCATCGGCATCATTGACCAGCCGATCACCAAGGAACGCTGGGCCGGAATGATGGGCCAGCCGACGACCTTCAACGGCGCCCCCGTGACGACGCGTGCCTGCCGGTCGTTGGAGGAGGCGATCGTCGCGAGCACCGGTCCGCAATATTTCCCAGGCTGCACCGGAGAACATTTCTCCCGCCTCGCCGGTCAGTGTCGGGACACTGTTTGGGGCGGCGACTGCTATAATTACGGACTTGTGGCGTCAGGCCATGTGGACATTGTGATCGAAGCGGGTCTGAAACTGCACGATATTGCAGCGCTAGTGCCTGTGGTTGAGGGCGCGGGCGGGCGCATGTGTGACTGGGTCGGCGATCCGATCACGGCGGAAAGTGACGGCCAGGTGATCGCGCTGGGCGACCCCGCCCGGTTGGATGATGTGCTGGAAGCTCTTGCCGAAGGACATCACGACCATTGA
- a CDS encoding O-acetyl-ADP-ribose deacetylase translates to MIIGNTRWDVLTADITRCTVEAIVNAANSSLLGGGGVDGAIHRAAGPELLAECRSLGGCPTGEARMTRGYNLPAAHVIHTVGPIWRGGGAGEHDLLANCYRSSLGLVRDHALRSIAFPAISTGIYGFPKDQASLVAASAVRDELAAFPNSFDLILFICFDEDSADIYSRAVEELLG, encoded by the coding sequence ATGATAATCGGCAACACCCGCTGGGACGTCCTTACCGCCGACATCACCCGCTGCACGGTGGAGGCAATCGTCAATGCCGCCAACAGTTCGCTGCTGGGCGGCGGAGGGGTTGATGGCGCGATCCACCGCGCGGCGGGACCCGAACTGCTCGCGGAATGCCGGAGCCTTGGCGGCTGCCCGACCGGAGAGGCGCGGATGACGCGCGGCTATAATCTTCCCGCTGCGCATGTCATCCACACCGTCGGTCCCATCTGGCGAGGAGGGGGTGCGGGTGAACATGACCTGCTGGCGAACTGTTATCGCTCGTCACTGGGACTCGTGCGAGATCATGCGCTGCGCAGCATTGCGTTCCCCGCGATCTCCACCGGCATTTATGGATTTCCGAAGGATCAGGCGTCTCTGGTCGCTGCCAGCGCGGTGCGGGACGAACTTGCGGCTTTCCCCAACTCCTTCGACCTCATCCTGTTCATCTGCTTCGATGAAGATAGCGCGGACATCTATAGTCGCGCGGTGGAGGAGCTGCTGGGTTGA
- a CDS encoding ribose-phosphate pyrophosphokinase has protein sequence MKLMTGNSNKPLAAAIADYIEIPLTDASVRRFADEEVFVEIHENVRGEDVFVIQSTAYPTNDNLMELLIMIDALKRASAKRITAVVPYFGYARQDRKPGPRTPISAKLVANLITTAGANRVLSVDLHAGQIQGFFDIPTDNLFGAPVMSADIQARFGDRNLMVVSPDVGGVVRARALAKRLDNAPLAIVDKRRERAGESEVMNIIGDVKGRFCVLIDDIVDSAGTLCNAAGALKAAGAEDVVAYVSHGVLSGGAVARVEASELKELVITDSIQGTDAVCNAKSIRHLPIAPLLGEAIKRIADESSVSSLFD, from the coding sequence ATGAAACTCATGACCGGCAATTCCAACAAGCCGCTTGCGGCTGCAATTGCAGACTATATCGAAATCCCCTTGACCGATGCGAGCGTTCGCCGCTTCGCCGACGAGGAAGTTTTCGTGGAGATCCATGAGAATGTCCGCGGCGAAGACGTGTTCGTGATCCAGTCGACCGCCTATCCGACGAACGACAATCTGATGGAATTGCTGATCATGATCGATGCGCTGAAGCGCGCGTCGGCGAAGCGAATCACGGCGGTCGTTCCCTATTTCGGCTATGCTCGGCAGGACCGGAAACCGGGACCCCGCACGCCGATCTCGGCCAAGCTGGTGGCGAACCTGATCACTACGGCGGGCGCTAACCGAGTGCTATCGGTCGATCTGCACGCCGGGCAGATCCAGGGCTTTTTCGATATTCCGACCGACAACCTTTTTGGCGCGCCGGTCATGTCGGCCGATATCCAGGCGCGTTTCGGCGACCGCAACCTGATGGTCGTTTCGCCCGACGTGGGCGGCGTGGTGCGCGCCCGCGCGCTGGCCAAGCGGCTCGACAACGCCCCCCTCGCCATCGTCGATAAGCGGCGCGAGCGAGCGGGCGAATCGGAAGTCATGAACATCATCGGCGATGTGAAGGGCCGCTTCTGCGTCCTGATCGACGACATTGTCGATTCGGCAGGCACGCTGTGCAATGCGGCCGGTGCGCTCAAGGCCGCGGGCGCTGAAGATGTCGTCGCCTATGTCAGCCATGGCGTACTATCGGGCGGTGCGGTGGCTCGCGTGGAGGCATCGGAGCTGAAGGAATTGGTGATCACCGATTCGATCCAAGGCACCGACGCGGTTTGCAACGCCAAGAGCATCCGTCACCTGCCGATCGCGCCGCTGCTCGGCGAGGCGATCAAGCGCATCGCGGACGAGAGCTCGGTTTCCAGTCTGTTCGATTAA
- a CDS encoding uroporphyrinogen-III synthase, giving the protein MRPVVILRPEPGASESAARAKRLGLPPRLCPLFEARPIDWDAPPPGAFDALLMTSAQAARLGGPPLDRYRKLPAYAVGSATACAMADAGFLAVVPGDQDGSAIAARIAADGHRRLLHLGGTTVASIEAGPLSIRHVAVYTIGEKTEVDLEPLLEPGAVLLVHSPRAGSRLASLIDTQRRSNLHVIAISAAALAACGSGWASGEAPDQPDDERMLALAVRLCE; this is encoded by the coding sequence GTGAGGCCGGTCGTCATCCTGCGGCCCGAGCCTGGCGCGAGCGAGAGCGCTGCGCGGGCGAAGCGACTGGGCCTTCCCCCCCGCCTCTGCCCGCTCTTCGAGGCACGGCCGATCGACTGGGATGCGCCGCCGCCCGGGGCATTCGATGCGCTGTTGATGACCAGCGCACAGGCGGCGCGGCTGGGTGGGCCGCCGCTTGATCGTTACCGCAAGCTTCCCGCTTATGCGGTCGGGAGCGCGACCGCATGCGCAATGGCGGACGCTGGCTTTCTGGCAGTCGTGCCGGGCGATCAGGATGGCAGCGCAATCGCCGCGCGGATCGCAGCCGATGGCCATCGCAGATTACTGCACCTTGGCGGTACGACCGTTGCGTCGATCGAGGCGGGGCCGCTCAGCATCCGGCACGTGGCGGTGTACACCATCGGCGAGAAGACGGAGGTGGACCTGGAGCCGCTGCTGGAGCCCGGCGCGGTGCTACTGGTGCATTCCCCCCGCGCGGGGAGCAGGCTTGCCAGCCTCATCGACACGCAGCGGCGGAGCAACCTGCATGTTATCGCCATCAGTGCGGCAGCGCTTGCGGCCTGCGGGTCGGGCTGGGCCAGCGGCGAAGCGCCCGATCAGCCCGATGATGAGAGGATGCTGGCCCTCGCCGTCCGATTGTGCGAATGA
- a CDS encoding VOC family protein, with product MPGSPVIPGLRYADAPAAIRFLCDAFGFELRASYEDEADPRIIHHAELAMGDGMIMLGSARDGEEESLYSWTTPRELGGVTACIYVVVPDADAHCLHARNEGAVVVSEPHDNQGYPGRGYEALDPEGNVWSFGTYDPWAASI from the coding sequence ATGCCCGGTTCGCCTGTGATCCCCGGCCTGCGATATGCCGATGCCCCTGCAGCCATCCGCTTCCTTTGCGACGCATTCGGCTTTGAATTGCGCGCATCCTATGAGGATGAGGCCGATCCCCGCATCATCCACCATGCCGAACTGGCGATGGGGGACGGCATGATCATGCTGGGAAGCGCGCGCGACGGTGAGGAAGAATCGCTCTATAGCTGGACGACCCCGCGCGAGTTGGGCGGCGTCACCGCCTGCATTTATGTCGTGGTGCCCGACGCCGACGCGCATTGCCTCCATGCTCGCAATGAAGGGGCCGTGGTCGTTAGCGAGCCGCATGACAACCAAGGCTATCCCGGCCGCGGCTATGAGGCGCTGGACCCCGAAGGCAATGTATGGAGCTTCGGCACCTATGATCCTTGGGCGGCGAGCATTTAA
- a CDS encoding NAD+ synthase codes for MTDKLVIALAQMTQSVGDLTANADAMLEWRSRAEGADLIVFPELQLIGYPPEDLVLKPALVDRANHELDRLAQATADGGSAMLVGTVVASQGVLFNVVALLENGAVTAIRQKRELPNYGTFDEKRLFAPGPLPAPIDFKGVKIGVPICEDIWFPFVTAHLRAEGAEILISPNGSPFEIDKDDRRINGVAGTRVRETGLPLVYLNRVGGQDELVFDGASFVMGADRSIAHQLPDWEEALVLTHWEKWDGQWVCIPGERHALDARPADIYNAMVLGLRDYVNRNGFPGVVLGLSGGIDSALSAAVAVDALGPGRVWCVMMPSRFTSQDSLDDAVECARLLGVRYDTIPIEPAVDAFDTMLAPAFEGRQRDLTEENLQSRIRGVTLMGLSNKFGYMLLTTGNKSEMSVGYATIYGDMAGGYSVLKDAYKTTVFDLSRWRNENLPSLAMGSSGAVMPDRVITKPPSAELREDQKDEDSLPPYEVLDPILYGLVEEELSVEQLVARGFDKDVVARIERLLYVAEYKRRQSPPGVKLGIRNFGRDRRYPITNAFRTL; via the coding sequence ATGACCGACAAACTCGTGATCGCCCTTGCCCAGATGACGCAATCGGTGGGCGACCTCACCGCCAATGCCGATGCGATGCTGGAATGGCGCAGCCGGGCGGAGGGCGCTGACCTCATCGTCTTCCCCGAGTTGCAACTGATCGGCTACCCGCCCGAGGATCTGGTGCTGAAACCCGCTCTGGTTGATCGCGCCAATCATGAACTGGATCGCCTCGCCCAGGCGACCGCCGACGGCGGCTCGGCGATGCTGGTCGGCACGGTCGTTGCGTCGCAGGGCGTTCTGTTCAACGTCGTCGCCCTGCTCGAAAATGGCGCGGTCACCGCGATCCGCCAGAAGCGCGAACTGCCCAATTACGGGACGTTCGACGAGAAGCGGCTCTTCGCGCCGGGCCCGCTGCCCGCGCCGATTGACTTCAAAGGCGTCAAGATCGGCGTCCCCATTTGCGAGGATATCTGGTTTCCCTTCGTCACCGCGCATCTGCGGGCGGAGGGCGCGGAAATCCTCATCAGTCCCAATGGGAGTCCGTTTGAGATCGACAAGGACGATCGCCGCATCAACGGCGTAGCGGGCACGCGCGTGCGCGAAACCGGCCTGCCGCTCGTCTATCTGAACCGTGTCGGCGGCCAGGACGAGCTGGTGTTCGACGGCGCCTCTTTCGTCATGGGTGCGGACCGCAGCATCGCCCACCAGCTGCCTGATTGGGAGGAAGCGCTGGTTCTGACCCACTGGGAAAAGTGGGACGGCCAATGGGTCTGCATCCCCGGTGAGCGCCACGCTCTCGATGCGCGTCCGGCCGACATCTATAATGCCATGGTGCTGGGCCTGCGCGACTATGTGAATCGCAATGGCTTTCCCGGTGTCGTGCTTGGGCTGTCAGGCGGCATCGATTCGGCCCTGTCTGCCGCTGTCGCCGTCGATGCACTGGGGCCTGGGCGCGTATGGTGCGTGATGATGCCCTCGCGCTTCACCAGCCAAGATAGTCTGGATGATGCGGTCGAGTGCGCCCGGCTCCTCGGCGTGCGTTACGACACTATCCCGATCGAGCCTGCCGTCGATGCCTTCGACACCATGCTGGCCCCCGCCTTCGAAGGCCGCCAGCGCGACCTCACCGAAGAAAATCTTCAGTCCCGTATTCGCGGCGTGACGCTCATGGGGCTTTCCAACAAGTTCGGCTACATGCTGCTCACCACCGGCAACAAGAGCGAGATGTCGGTCGGCTACGCCACCATCTATGGCGACATGGCGGGCGGCTATTCGGTGCTGAAGGACGCCTACAAAACCACCGTTTTCGACCTCAGCCGCTGGCGAAACGAAAATCTTCCCTCACTCGCGATGGGGTCTTCGGGGGCGGTCATGCCGGATCGGGTGATCACCAAGCCGCCGAGCGCCGAACTGCGCGAGGACCAGAAGGATGAGGACAGCCTGCCGCCTTATGAGGTGCTGGACCCGATCCTCTACGGCCTAGTCGAAGAGGAGCTGTCCGTCGAACAACTGGTCGCCCGAGGCTTCGACAAGGATGTCGTCGCCCGCATCGAACGGCTTTTGTATGTTGCCGAATATAAGCGTCGCCAGTCGCCTCCCGGCGTGAAGCTCGGCATCCGTAATTTCGGCCGTGACCGCCGCTACCCGATCACCAACGCGTTTCGGACGCTCTAG